The Pseudomonas sp. FP198 genomic interval AAGGTACTCGGCGGTCAGCAATCCGAACACGCCCATTGCCAGCGAGAAAACGGCCATCCACGCGGGGGTTGTCGGCTCCACATCCGGCCCGACGCCGGAACGGCTGCCGGGTACGGCATTACACACACAATCAGTCATTACACGGATCTCCGAATTTCATTGCGACCCGCAGTCTAGGCGCGCGAACCCGGATGATCTATGATCGAAAACCTCGACTTTTTGACCGAAACACCTGAACCATGCCCACCGATCAGTTTGCCCTCTCCTCGGATCTCATCAACGAGCTGTTGCGCGGTATGCGCCTGCGTGGTGTCGAGTACCGGCGTATCCAGGCCGGTCCAGCCTTCGGCCTGGGCTTCGCTGCCAAACCCGGACACGCCTGGTTCCACTTCCTGGCGGTCGGCAATGCACTGCTGCGGATGGAAGACGGAACCACCTATGCGCTGTCGGCCGGCAATGCCGTGTTCATTTCCCATGGGGCGGCCCACCAACTGCTGTCCCATGTGGACGCGCCGGTTCAGGACATCGATCGCCTGGACGGCGCTCCCCTCGGCGATGCCGTCAGCGCGGTGAATACCGGAAACGATGCCAGCCCCACGCCGACGACCATTCTGTTCAGCGGCTGCATGGAGTTTGAACTGGGCAGCATCCATGGCCTGGGCAGGCTGATGCCGGGCCTGATGCTGATTGATGCCGGCGGCCAGCGATACCCCGGACTGATGCCTATCCTGACCACCATGGAACGCGAAGCCAGCGCCGCACGTGTCGGCTTCGCCGGCATCCTCGCGCGGCTGGCCGACGTGGTGGCCGCCATGGTCGTGCGCGGTTGGGTGGAGTGCGCCTGCGGCAATGCCTCTGGCCTGGTCGCCGCATTGCGCGATCAGCGCCTGGCCAACGCACTTCTCGCGCTCCATCAACAACCGGGCCGCGACTGGACCGTTGCGCAGCTGGCGGAACAATGCAATACCTCGCGCTCGGTCTTCGCCGACCGTTTCCAGGCGACTATCGGCATGGCCCCGCTGCGCTACGTCACCGAACTGCGGATGCGGCTCGCGAGCCAGTGGCTGACGCTCGAAAGGCTGCCGATCGAAGAAGTGGCGCAACGCCTGGGCTACACCTCCCAGGCCGCTTTCAGCCGCGCATTCAAGCGCGTTACGGGCAAGACGCCTGGGTTGAGTCGTCAGTCGAGGCAGTCGGCTCTCTAGCCTTGACAGGCGGATAGGACGACGTGGTTGATTTTTCACGTCGGCAGTAACGAAAGTGATATGCAGCGCAAACGCGTAGTTGTCATTGGCGCGGGCATCGTGGGCGCGTCAGTGGCCGATCGCCGCTGAACGAGCTGTCCGTCGCGGTTGCGGAAGGCTATCTACAAGGATCTCCGCTCTATGATTGTTGCAACGGCGTTATGGACGGGATCATAAATGCTGTGACTGAAGGTAGTGGATCGAACGCCGCTTTTGGCCGGTTGGTGCCCTTCGCAACCGGTGACTTTCGGCCAGAAGTAGACGTATTGCTGCTCTTTAAGCAAAGCTTAAGGACCGAAATATCAGCCCGCTACTCGGCAGTCCCAAGCCCAGGGATGCCTAGGGCACCCAATATAATCAAGGAGAGATGGATGCACCTCAATCAAAAGCCCAGTCAATGTATCTTGCTGGCCGGCGTGTTGGTCATTAGCGGTTGCACTTCGTTTTTGCAGGGCAAGCAGTATGTCGTTCCCGCCCCCGGTGAACCCTCCGCAACGGTTCGCCTCAAGGCTGGAAATGGTGCGAGACTGGATGCCATGACGTTCAGCGACAATGGATGCTATGCGGGTTACACCATCCTGCCCTCTAACGGCGACCATATCGAATCTCGGGTCGCCGTTAATAAGGAGCTGATCCTGACCTATGGGCGGGTGGCAGGAGGCAGCGTTTGCCAGATACCGTTCTCTTTCACTCCACAGAACGGCGCCACGTATACCTTGGTCCAAGGCTCTTGGAGCAAGCCCAGGACAGGCATTCTTCCTATCTTCAATCGCGACGAATATTTTTGCGGCGTAGGCGTCGTCAAGAAAGTCGGCGACCAGGAAAGCGTCGAACCCATTCAACAGCTGCAAATCAAGACTGGGTTCGCATGCCTGAAGTTCGTTAAAGAATAGGGACACCGCACGGCATCCGTTGCGAGTTGGATACCATCACGGGCGGATAACGCCCTCCCGGGCAACGACACCGATTACCGACCACTGTTCTGCAGCGAAAGCGGTGAAAAGCGCTGAAAAGGGGGACAGATTTGTTGGCTGGAAATAAATCTGCCCCTTTTTAAGGCTGCTTGCCAATCTCATCGGCCAGAATGTCATGCTTCCTGCGTCAACCGAACCTTTGCCCCCAAGCATCGTCCGAGCTTAAGCGTTTAAGCTAACTGCTCGCCACGAGGTTTCCGTTTGAAAGCTGCCATCGTCAAAAATTATCGTCTGATCGTCAAGACCATGGGCTACGTGGGCTGGGCTTTGTTCTGGTTGTTGCTCTGGGACATCGCCGTCACGGTGGACTTCATGCTGTTTCTCAACGCCAAGTTGAACCTGCCGCTGATGCCGCTGACCTTGCTCGGCTCGGCGTTGGTGGTGTTGATCAGTTTCCGCAACAGCAGTGCTTACAACCGCTGGTGGGAAGCACGGACGCTGTGGGGGACGATGATCAACAATTCACGCAGCTTCGCCCGTCAGGTGCTGACGCTGCTGGACGACCCCGGCAGCGAGGTGAATCCGGTCAAGTCGACCCTGTTGCGTCGCCACGTCGCTTATGTGAATTGCCTCGCCGCGCATCTGCAAGGCCAGCCTTGTCCCGAGGAGGTGCGGGCGTTTATTCCGGACGAAGAGTTTGCCCGCAGTGGCACGACCAATAACTTTGCCAACGATATCCTCACCGGCTCGGCGACGTTGCTGGCGCGCGAATACAAGGCCGGACACTTGGACAGTATTCGCCTGGCGCGTCTTGAGTCGACGCTGGTGGACCTGTCCAACAGTCAGGGCGGCATGGAGCGGATCGCGAATACGCCGCTGCCCTATCCTTATGTGTATTTTCCACGGCTGTTTATTTCGCTGTTCTGCCTGATTGTGCCGGTTGGACTGGTGGAATCCCTGGGCTGGTTCACGCCGCTGGCTTCGACCGTGGTTGGGTTCATGCTGCTGGCCATCGAGCGCATCGGCACCGATCTGCAAAGCCCGTTCCGCCACAGCGAACATCAGATTCAGATGGATGCGCTGTGCGAAACCATCGAAAAGAACCTGCAGTCGATGCAGCGCGATTCGCTGGGTGATGTGCGCAGGATTGAAGAGAACGCTTGAAGAAAAACTCTGTAATGGCCCCTCAAGTCATCAGTGTTGTTGAACTCGCAGCGCTACTTCACATAGCCACTGGCGCAACAGTTGGGCTGCCTCACCCAGCACCACATCTTTGGCCTGTACCAAATAATAGCCCTTGCCAGTCTTCAATACAGCGTCAACGACAGGTACAAGAAGGCCTTGCTCCATGTCGTCCTCAACCAGCCATGGGCTGGTGAGCACCAAACCTTGATCGCGCCGCGCCGCGTCGATTGCCAACTCGGACTGATCGAATTTGAGACTGCTGGAGAAGCTATCGGGGGACATGCCGACCGATGATAGCCATTGAGACCAGTGGGCATGAGAAGTCGTATAAAGCAAGGTTGCTCCCGGCAGACAATCAAGGTCATGCAACTGGAGCCGTTCGCGGTAGGCCGGGCTGCAATAGACCCTTACCTCGTCTGGCAAGAGCAGTTCTGCGTGCACGTCACTGGCATATCCATCGAAATGGCGCACTGCCAGGTCGCAGGCGGCCTCATTGAAATCCACGGTATCGGTAGATGCACTCAGGTGCAGTCGCACTTCTGGATAGCGCTCGGTGAACAACGGCATGCGTTTTGCGAACCAGGACTTGGCGAACGCCGGCGGCAGACTCAACCGTACCTGCCTGTCTCTAAGACCCCGGACCGCCAGGTTGGCTGTCTCCAGCTGGCGAAGAGCCGGCTTCACCTGCTCCCAGTAGCTCAGAGCCTCCGCCGTTGGTTGCAGCCTGCGCACACTGCGTACGAACAGTGGCGTGCCTAGCCAACCTTCCAGTTTGCGGATCTGTTGCCCGACTGCTCCCGGCGTTACGAACAACTGGGTTGCAGCGACGCTGACGCTGCCAGTGCGCATGACCGCGTCGAAGCAAGCGATAGCCTTGAGGGGCGTGTCAGCTCTCATGACGTAGTTTTTCTCTTCTATAGATCGAAAACACATGATTTGTAGCGGCTTGCGTACATTCCCACAATCGAATTTCGCCACAGCGCAGAGCGAATTCCGATTTCCAAAGGAAAAACCAATGCCGATCGTCCGGCAGGTGGCCGGCCGTACCCAACCGAGTGAGGAATAAATGGTTGTCCAAATCATCAGCAATAAAAGGTGCCAATAAGTGAGGAAGTCAGTAGACGGGGCTGCCACGGCGGTGATGGTGCTGCTGTGCCTCATTTGGGGCGCCCAGCAAGTGGCAATGAAGGCGGTTGCTGGTGACATGGCGCCTATTATGCAGGTCGCCGTTCGCTCCGGAGTCGCTGCAGCCTTGGTCTGGTTGATCGGAAAATGCATCATGCGGGAGATGTGGTTGCCAAGTGTCTGGTGCCGCTCCGGGCTGGTCGTGGCCGTTCTGTTCGCCAGCGAATTTCTGTTTATCGCGCAAGGGCTACGCTGGACAAGTGCTTCACATATGGCGGTTTTCCTTTATACAGCGCCCTTGTTCGCCGCCATTGGTCTGCATCTACGCTTGCCGGAGGAGCGCCTTAGCGCGACTCAATGGTCTGGTATGTCTCTGGCGTTCGCAGGGATTGCCATCACCTTCCTCATGCCACGGGACGGGACAGCGATTCAAATCACCAATGCAAACAGCCTTCTGGGTGACCTGCTGGGCTTGTGCGCGGGTGCTACTTGGGGATTTACGACGGTAGCGGTGCGTACCAGTCGCCTTAGTGAAGCTCCGGCAACCCAGACCCTGTTTTACCAACTGGCAGGGGCCTTTCTCTTTCTGCTGCCTATAAGCCTGGTAGCAGGCCAAAGCTCGATGACTTTCTCTACCGGCGCAGTGGCCAGCCTGGTTTTCCAGACATTAATCGTGTCAGTGGCAAGCTACTTGATCTGGTTCTGGATGCTTCGTCGCTACTTCGCAGCTCGTCTTGGAGTGCTGGCCTTCATGAGTCCGCTGTTTGGCGTACTGATGGGTTATCTGTGGCTCGGAGAGCAAACGAGCTCCGGATTTCTGCTGGGCGCAAGCCTGACTATTGTCGGCCTGCTCGTAGTGAATCTCAGCAAAGCGGTTGGGCAGACAGGGGATGATAAAAGTTGCCCGACACTGGAAAATCGCAAGGAGAAGATGCAGTCATGAAGGCGTGTCCAGGCATGCCGAATCACCCCTTGCTGTGCCTGGCCTCCAGCTTGTTGAACGTCACCTGCCCGCCTTCGCTCTTGTAGCCGGTATTATCCAAGGTGTATGCGCCAGCCTTGAAATACAGCTGTTTGCCCTGCCAGCTTTTGCTGAGCTGCCTGCCCCACCGATTTCCTTGCGAAATCACATGCAGGTAGCCCGCCGAGCTCAAACGAACCTCGTAGGTGAACCGCTTGTTCAACTCGACATCCTCGACAATCACCACCTTGGTGTCCGTACTGCCCGGCTTGAGGCGATAGTTGGCAATCACGCTGCCGGTCTTCCTGGCTTTATCGTAGACATATTCGACCTTCAACAGCGGGCCCTTGCCCTGGTAGGTATGAATCTGGCCGATCACCACCCTGCCTTCCGACGGCACCTGGTTGACGGACAGGCTGGCCGTCATCCGGTGATCCGCTTCGGGGTACGTCCAGTTGCGCAGCTCACCGTTCTTGTACGTCTCGCGAAGTTCACTACGGGGAAACTCGGATCTTGACGTAGTCCCGCCCGTCACCGGCGCCCAGAAAAACAACGTATTGCCGGAGCGGAAATACGCATCCGAGTAACCGTCCACCAAGCGTGGCGTCTCGATGACTCGGGCAGGCGTGCCGACCGGGATGGTCAGGTTCCAAGTGCTTAGATCGATCATGGCATGGGCTCCCTGATGGGTCGTGGCTCAATTTGCAGGTATGGCAAAAGCCCTTGTGGACAGGACTTCTGTCGGGCAGTGCCAAAAACCTCCCTTCGTTCCATAAAGTGGCAACCTGATTGAGCCCTGTCTATAGTTTTCGGCGCCAGATAGCTACCGGAGGCATGGACATGAGTCAGAGCATTTCGCCCGCCGCTTCAGTTGCGCGGAACACCGGCATGGTAACCACGACCTTATGGGGCTCGGACACCGTCGCAGGTATTACGGTCGATCCGGACGGTGCCATCTGGCTTGGCGCCTACAGTCGCCTGGGATTAGGAGGCGAAGAGGATTCAGGCTTCACCGGCAGCCTGGTCCGGTTCAATGCCGACGGTAGCCTGGATCGCAACTTCAGTGGAGACGGTAAGTCCCTCCTCCCTGTGTCGCTCGATATCGAGGACGGTGGTAACGCTGCGGTGCAGCCGGGAGGGGGCTACCTGGCGGCGCTCTACGTGAAAGTGGGCGATGCCTGGGTTTCGGGTGTAAGCCGTACCTTGGCTGACGGCAGCCTCGATACCAGTTTCGGGAATGGCGGCACCG includes:
- a CDS encoding AraC family transcriptional regulator, producing MPTDQFALSSDLINELLRGMRLRGVEYRRIQAGPAFGLGFAAKPGHAWFHFLAVGNALLRMEDGTTYALSAGNAVFISHGAAHQLLSHVDAPVQDIDRLDGAPLGDAVSAVNTGNDASPTPTTILFSGCMEFELGSIHGLGRLMPGLMLIDAGGQRYPGLMPILTTMEREASAARVGFAGILARLADVVAAMVVRGWVECACGNASGLVAALRDQRLANALLALHQQPGRDWTVAQLAEQCNTSRSVFADRFQATIGMAPLRYVTELRMRLASQWLTLERLPIEEVAQRLGYTSQAAFSRAFKRVTGKTPGLSRQSRQSAL
- a CDS encoding bestrophin family protein → MKAAIVKNYRLIVKTMGYVGWALFWLLLWDIAVTVDFMLFLNAKLNLPLMPLTLLGSALVVLISFRNSSAYNRWWEARTLWGTMINNSRSFARQVLTLLDDPGSEVNPVKSTLLRRHVAYVNCLAAHLQGQPCPEEVRAFIPDEEFARSGTTNNFANDILTGSATLLAREYKAGHLDSIRLARLESTLVDLSNSQGGMERIANTPLPYPYVYFPRLFISLFCLIVPVGLVESLGWFTPLASTVVGFMLLAIERIGTDLQSPFRHSEHQIQMDALCETIEKNLQSMQRDSLGDVRRIEENA
- a CDS encoding LysR substrate-binding domain-containing protein, giving the protein MRHSSTITAVAAPSTDFLTYWHLLLLMIWTTIYSSLGWVRPATCRTIGIGFSFGNRNSLCAVAKFDCGNVRKPLQIMCFRSIEEKNYVMRADTPLKAIACFDAVMRTGSVSVAATQLFVTPGAVGQQIRKLEGWLGTPLFVRSVRRLQPTAEALSYWEQVKPALRQLETANLAVRGLRDRQVRLSLPPAFAKSWFAKRMPLFTERYPEVRLHLSASTDTVDFNEAACDLAVRHFDGYASDVHAELLLPDEVRVYCSPAYRERLQLHDLDCLPGATLLYTTSHAHWSQWLSSVGMSPDSFSSSLKFDQSELAIDAARRDQGLVLTSPWLVEDDMEQGLLVPVVDAVLKTGKGYYLVQAKDVVLGEAAQLLRQWLCEVALRVQQH
- a CDS encoding DMT family transporter gives rise to the protein MVLLCLIWGAQQVAMKAVAGDMAPIMQVAVRSGVAAALVWLIGKCIMREMWLPSVWCRSGLVVAVLFASEFLFIAQGLRWTSASHMAVFLYTAPLFAAIGLHLRLPEERLSATQWSGMSLAFAGIAITFLMPRDGTAIQITNANSLLGDLLGLCAGATWGFTTVAVRTSRLSEAPATQTLFYQLAGAFLFLLPISLVAGQSSMTFSTGAVASLVFQTLIVSVASYLIWFWMLRRYFAARLGVLAFMSPLFGVLMGYLWLGEQTSSGFLLGASLTIVGLLVVNLSKAVGQTGDDKSCPTLENRKEKMQS
- a CDS encoding polysaccharide lyase family 7 protein, which encodes MIDLSTWNLTIPVGTPARVIETPRLVDGYSDAYFRSGNTLFFWAPVTGGTTSRSEFPRSELRETYKNGELRNWTYPEADHRMTASLSVNQVPSEGRVVIGQIHTYQGKGPLLKVEYVYDKARKTGSVIANYRLKPGSTDTKVVIVEDVELNKRFTYEVRLSSAGYLHVISQGNRWGRQLSKSWQGKQLYFKAGAYTLDNTGYKSEGGQVTFNKLEARHSKG